In Moorena sp. SIOASIH, the following proteins share a genomic window:
- a CDS encoding sirohydrochlorin chelatase: protein MKIDVTDESLSLSPLPLKRPLLMVGHGTRDPDGRQTFLDFAQTYQTLNHSRPVVPCFLELTGPTIQQGVESCVQQGYTELTVLPILLFAARHNKFDVTNELDRARAKYPQVKFHYGRHFGITTGILDLWRQRLAKLDQPQAELPVSQLKGQASNLEPSTKQPLPLRKDTVLLFVGRGSSDPDANGDVYKMARMLWEGSGYKTVETCFIGITHPRLEEGFRRARLYQPKHIIVLPYFLFTGALVKKIFEITAQQQKLYPEVPLTCLPEMGIQPQLLSVLRDREIEAQLGQVQMNCEMCKFRLAAIDNGADNGHSHHHHHGHDHHHHHSHQHNHNTPDPYQDLEKYHQRIWQAP, encoded by the coding sequence ATGAAGATCGATGTCACAGATGAGTCATTGTCCCTATCTCCCCTACCGCTAAAACGCCCTTTATTAATGGTTGGTCACGGCACTAGAGACCCCGATGGGCGTCAGACTTTCCTTGATTTTGCCCAGACCTATCAAACCTTGAACCATTCTCGACCAGTAGTACCTTGTTTTTTAGAACTGACTGGTCCAACTATTCAACAGGGAGTAGAGAGTTGTGTCCAGCAGGGTTATACAGAACTCACTGTATTACCGATTTTACTGTTTGCAGCTCGCCACAATAAATTTGATGTTACTAACGAGTTAGACCGGGCCAGGGCAAAATATCCCCAAGTCAAGTTTCACTACGGGCGTCATTTTGGAATTACTACGGGAATTCTGGATTTATGGCGGCAACGGCTTGCCAAACTTGACCAACCCCAAGCAGAGTTACCCGTTAGCCAATTGAAGGGTCAAGCTTCCAATCTAGAACCTTCCACAAAACAACCTTTACCCTTAAGAAAAGACACAGTACTTCTATTTGTTGGTCGTGGGTCGAGTGACCCTGATGCTAATGGTGATGTCTACAAAATGGCTCGCATGCTCTGGGAAGGCAGTGGCTATAAAACTGTGGAAACCTGCTTTATTGGCATTACCCATCCTCGGTTAGAAGAAGGGTTCCGTCGCGCCCGACTCTACCAACCTAAGCATATTATAGTACTTCCTTACTTCCTATTTACCGGGGCTTTAGTAAAAAAGATTTTTGAGATCACAGCTCAGCAGCAGAAACTTTATCCAGAGGTTCCCTTGACCTGTTTACCAGAAATGGGGATTCAACCTCAGCTGCTATCTGTGCTCAGGGACCGAGAAATCGAGGCTCAGTTAGGGCAAGTGCAGATGAATTGTGAGATGTGTAAGTTCCGGCTAGCAGCGATTGATAATGGTGCTGACAACGGACACTCCCACCACCATCACCACGGGCATGACCATCACCACCACCACTCTCACCAGCATAATCACAATACCCCAGATCCCTATCAAGATTTGGAAAAATACCACCAGCGTATTTGGCAAGCACCCTAG
- the sipA gene encoding regulatory protein SipA: MSKDFNVGDRVRVITLPRYVKTAEPMPMLRPPDVIKVGEEGVILDRRPGGYWGVRFSRGAFLIDSQYIELVQEENPKP; this comes from the coding sequence ATGTCTAAAGACTTTAACGTTGGCGATCGCGTAAGAGTAATTACATTACCACGCTACGTCAAAACTGCTGAACCAATGCCCATGCTGCGACCTCCTGATGTGATTAAAGTTGGGGAAGAGGGAGTAATCCTCGACCGACGTCCAGGAGGATACTGGGGTGTTCGCTTTTCTAGAGGAGCATTTCTGATCGATAGTCAGTACATTGAGTTAGTTCAGGAGGAAAATCCAAAGCCCTAA
- a CDS encoding MraY family glycosyltransferase translates to MTWEIDVYSFLESLGIANPRGSGWLAVILTFGLAWAVTRCLMPTLRSFALEVGWADQPNARRLNQEPLPNAGGLAIYTGVVAALVLATLLRPIVIEGVLAQVLTILLGGSVLVLVGFIDDQFGLPAYVRLSVQIIAALLLVASGAGIKATFGTPIDVQLSMLLTVLWVVGITNAINLMDGMDGLAAGVSFITAMSLLAVSAQFPSRAAATLLLAALGGSALGFLRHNFHPSHIIMGDAGAYFFGYVLAASSILGSLKVTTVFALVPPVVFLLLPVLDTTQVFVRRLMNGKNPLTTPGKDHLHHRLLAFGFSQRYVALILWGIALVSNWLAMKLQGMTPTVIYATTGGIILLLGITVLQRIRAK, encoded by the coding sequence GTGACTTGGGAGATAGATGTGTACAGCTTCCTAGAGTCCCTCGGAATTGCCAACCCTAGGGGAAGTGGCTGGCTGGCAGTCATATTAACTTTCGGATTGGCATGGGCAGTGACTAGATGCTTGATGCCAACTTTACGCTCATTTGCCTTGGAGGTTGGTTGGGCTGACCAACCCAATGCTCGGCGGCTGAACCAAGAACCCTTACCTAATGCAGGAGGCTTAGCTATCTATACCGGAGTGGTAGCTGCACTGGTACTAGCTACCCTCCTGAGACCGATTGTCATCGAAGGGGTGTTAGCTCAAGTTCTGACTATTCTCCTGGGGGGCTCGGTTCTGGTACTGGTAGGCTTTATTGATGATCAATTTGGTTTGCCTGCCTATGTACGCTTGTCGGTTCAAATTATTGCTGCCCTGTTGTTAGTGGCTAGTGGTGCAGGGATTAAAGCCACCTTTGGGACTCCGATTGATGTCCAACTCTCCATGTTACTTACGGTTCTATGGGTTGTGGGTATTACTAATGCCATTAACCTTATGGATGGGATGGATGGTTTAGCAGCAGGTGTCAGCTTTATTACTGCTATGAGCCTGTTAGCGGTTTCCGCTCAGTTTCCCAGTCGTGCGGCAGCAACGTTGCTTCTGGCAGCCCTAGGGGGATCAGCTCTTGGCTTTTTGCGCCATAACTTCCATCCTTCCCACATTATTATGGGAGATGCAGGTGCGTACTTTTTCGGCTATGTACTAGCTGCCAGCAGCATTTTAGGGTCTTTGAAAGTGACTACGGTATTTGCCCTAGTCCCCCCAGTAGTATTTTTGCTATTGCCAGTCCTAGATACTACTCAGGTATTTGTGCGACGGTTGATGAATGGTAAAAACCCTCTAACTACCCCAGGTAAAGACCACCTACATCACCGCTTGCTAGCCTTTGGTTTCTCCCAGCGCTATGTTGCCCTTATCCTTTGGGGCATTGCCTTAGTGTCTAACTGGTTAGCGATGAAACTGCAAGGTATGACTCCTACGGTGATCTATGCCACCACAGGGGGTATCATTTTGCTGTTAGGCATTACTGTTTTGCAAAGAATTAGAGCAAAATAA
- a CDS encoding TetR family transcriptional regulator, whose protein sequence is MTNYHLINILLPAVVISSTIFSSLTLPFVFNKSKPIEVGIKPFFSLELKPIFHEDHKDLAIPYLGSAILVSVLSGLLTVEVGRQWQKYQASVTEKKRQLLQDIKSLNQGESEPEDQPDVPEYQPDVSAIALTQTDDWVRYRGLTPPNTQSFAVQQPHGVVDSNNVIEFKRNRVAKTREMAVNANQLKFYPESQNNNSVQLGASPVPALALLQDLELSSSHIIKSRQDYQICWINVPHLSRRLLAIKVDGQYYSFLRLEKTQEKLISILSKVADHLDKIVITHIDKGYVIWNWEPEVLSNN, encoded by the coding sequence ATGACCAATTATCACTTAATCAATATCTTACTACCAGCTGTAGTTATCTCCAGCACTATATTTTCCAGTTTGACCTTACCGTTTGTTTTCAACAAATCAAAACCCATCGAAGTTGGAATCAAACCGTTTTTCAGCCTCGAACTTAAACCCATCTTCCATGAAGACCATAAGGATTTGGCAATTCCTTATCTTGGCTCTGCCATCCTAGTGAGTGTGTTAAGTGGCCTTCTCACTGTTGAAGTGGGAAGGCAATGGCAAAAATACCAAGCATCAGTCACAGAAAAAAAGAGACAACTCCTCCAGGACATCAAATCCCTCAACCAAGGCGAATCGGAACCAGAGGATCAACCAGATGTTCCAGAATACCAACCGGATGTTTCAGCAATAGCTCTTACCCAGACCGATGATTGGGTCAGGTATCGAGGACTAACTCCTCCTAACACTCAATCGTTTGCTGTTCAACAACCCCATGGTGTTGTTGATAGCAATAATGTTATTGAGTTTAAACGGAATAGAGTAGCTAAAACTAGAGAGATGGCTGTAAATGCCAACCAACTCAAGTTTTACCCTGAATCCCAAAACAATAATTCAGTTCAACTCGGAGCTTCCCCTGTTCCTGCTCTTGCTCTCCTTCAGGATTTGGAATTATCCTCCAGTCATATTATTAAATCCCGTCAGGATTACCAAATCTGCTGGATTAACGTACCTCATTTAAGCAGACGCTTATTAGCCATTAAGGTTGATGGTCAATACTACAGTTTTTTACGATTAGAAAAAACTCAAGAAAAACTTATCAGTATCTTGTCTAAGGTAGCTGATCACCTGGATAAAATAGTAATTACTCATATCGATAAAGGTTATGTAATTTGGAATTGGGAACCGGAGGTATTATCTAATAATTAA
- a CDS encoding pentapeptide repeat-containing protein: MNTEEIQSQYSLGERDFSGADLSQVNLSQVNLERVILWRADLSQAILTGTNLSSADLWGANLREANLSQAVLCGANLGEADLSDAILHLTNLHTTLYNFSTKFPPNFDPTKAGAYLIAPEALLTEANLSGVDLSQTNLKGANLTRADLWKTNLKGADLKQANLTRACLIGADLQDVDLTGANLNRSNLMGANLKGAKLLNATLSAILYDETTQFPEDFDPVKTGGHLIAPGVSLPRANLSQSNLSGVDLSEADLSQVDLSQGHFFGISLLRANLRKANLRGVQFWEADLREADLQEADLRGADLWLSLVSGADFRGADLRRVHLFGVDLSATNLEGVNLKGAIYNQETKFPEDFDPTAHGAYLIAPDVSLCGLNLQGADLRGADLSRADLRKVSLFGADLFSVNLEGVNLLGALYDEATRFPEGFDPSQHGAYLIAPGVSFSDQEFSGTDLGGANFSKVNLLGADLRSANLEDAKFERSLYNQTTQFPEGFDPRKLGAYCIVPLASLSGRDLSGANLGGVDLSQADLRGANLSQVDLWGANLSQANLAGANLTGAYLLGVNLIGADLTKATLSGANLHGAELKDTKLTGVDLSNVDLSNTFMRGAIMPDGTLHN; the protein is encoded by the coding sequence ATGAATACTGAGGAAATTCAGTCACAATATTCCCTTGGGGAAAGAGATTTTAGTGGAGCTGACTTAAGTCAAGTCAACCTCAGCCAGGTAAACCTGGAACGGGTAATTTTATGGCGAGCCGACCTCAGTCAGGCAATTCTTACTGGGACTAATCTCAGTAGCGCTGATCTCTGGGGAGCTAATTTGAGAGAAGCCAACTTAAGTCAAGCTGTTTTATGTGGTGCTAATCTGGGTGAGGCAGACTTGAGCGATGCTATTCTACACTTAACTAACCTCCATACTACACTATACAATTTTTCCACTAAGTTTCCCCCAAATTTCGACCCTACCAAGGCAGGAGCTTATTTAATTGCCCCCGAAGCTTTACTAACGGAAGCTAACTTGAGTGGGGTAGATCTCAGTCAGACCAATTTAAAGGGTGCGAATTTGACCAGAGCTGACCTCTGGAAAACTAACCTCAAAGGCGCTGATCTCAAACAAGCTAATCTAACCCGTGCTTGCTTAATTGGGGCTGACTTGCAGGATGTTGACCTAACAGGAGCTAATTTGAACCGGTCCAATCTGATGGGGGCAAACCTGAAGGGTGCTAAGCTTCTAAATGCAACCCTGAGCGCTATACTCTACGACGAAACCACTCAGTTTCCTGAAGATTTTGATCCAGTTAAAACAGGAGGACATTTAATTGCTCCTGGTGTATCTCTACCAAGGGCTAACCTGAGTCAGTCAAACCTCAGTGGCGTGGATTTAAGTGAAGCAGACTTATCCCAAGTTGACCTAAGTCAGGGTCACTTTTTCGGTATATCTTTGCTCAGAGCTAATTTAAGGAAAGCCAATTTAAGAGGAGTTCAATTCTGGGAAGCGGATCTACGAGAAGCCGATCTACAGGAAGCGGATTTGCGGGGAGCGGACTTATGGTTGAGCCTAGTTAGTGGCGCGGATTTCAGGGGAGCAGATTTAAGGAGAGTTCACTTGTTTGGAGTAGATCTATCCGCCACTAATCTCGAAGGGGTTAACCTCAAAGGAGCAATTTATAACCAAGAGACTAAATTTCCTGAAGATTTTGACCCCACAGCCCATGGCGCATATCTAATTGCTCCGGATGTGTCTCTGTGTGGGCTAAATCTTCAGGGGGCTGACCTCAGAGGAGCTGACTTGAGTAGGGCAGATTTGAGGAAAGTTAGCCTGTTCGGGGCAGATCTTTTCTCGGTTAACCTTGAAGGAGTGAATTTGCTCGGAGCGCTCTACGACGAAGCCACTCGATTTCCAGAAGGGTTTGACCCCAGCCAACACGGAGCGTACTTAATTGCCCCCGGTGTATCATTTTCAGATCAAGAGTTCAGTGGGACTGATCTGGGGGGAGCTAACTTTAGTAAGGTGAATTTGCTTGGTGCAGATCTGCGCAGTGCTAATCTTGAGGATGCTAAATTTGAGCGATCGCTTTATAACCAAACTACTCAATTTCCGGAAGGGTTTGATCCTAGGAAGTTGGGAGCATATTGCATTGTCCCTCTTGCTTCCCTGTCAGGGCGAGATTTGAGTGGAGCCAACTTAGGAGGAGTAGACCTGAGTCAAGCTGACCTACGTGGGGCTAATCTGAGTCAAGTTGACCTTTGGGGGGCAAACCTCAGTCAGGCAAACTTGGCAGGGGCTAATTTGACAGGTGCTTATCTGTTAGGGGTAAATTTAATTGGTGCTGACTTAACCAAGGCAACCCTAAGTGGTGCTAATCTCCATGGGGCAGAACTTAAGGATACTAAACTGACTGGGGTAGACCTGAGTAATGTTGATTTGAGCAATACCTTTATGAGAGGGGCAATTATGCCTGATGGCACGCTTCACAACTAA
- a CDS encoding DUF2259 domain-containing protein, with protein MKRFYLYSSLLVASFFLLFLGEEGLALIVKTNRRLSGFSLDSRSYIYLESARNHVTKVPTAKIQIVDVATNACVKKGCLETNYNYSDSNLTPKEAEDSLLRKTQRIRRSLGLNQLKVGLKLPIIERSIQPNGTETVKVLVDKEKDPLEIRLEQIYIPSVLSGGMSNIDRASMQLVINYNYRQLTLGKLNNYREAIRKYSIREIRLSPNRQNIVVLINLHQATYNADFQTTFVQSFPI; from the coding sequence ATGAAACGCTTTTATTTATATTCAAGTTTGTTGGTTGCTAGCTTCTTTCTACTATTCCTTGGGGAGGAGGGATTAGCACTTATTGTCAAAACCAATCGTCGATTGTCAGGTTTTTCCCTAGATAGCCGCAGCTATATTTATCTGGAAAGTGCTAGAAACCATGTCACAAAGGTTCCTACCGCCAAAATCCAAATTGTCGATGTAGCCACTAACGCTTGTGTCAAGAAGGGTTGTCTAGAAACTAACTATAACTACTCGGATTCCAATCTCACTCCTAAAGAGGCTGAAGATAGCTTACTCAGGAAAACCCAAAGAATAAGACGGAGCTTAGGACTCAATCAACTAAAAGTAGGACTAAAACTGCCAATTATCGAGCGTTCCATTCAACCCAATGGCACTGAAACAGTTAAGGTATTGGTGGATAAAGAAAAAGACCCACTAGAGATTCGTTTAGAACAAATTTATATTCCCTCGGTTTTATCTGGAGGAATGTCTAATATAGACCGGGCATCAATGCAGCTAGTGATTAATTACAATTATCGCCAACTCACCCTAGGTAAACTAAACAATTACCGTGAAGCTATCAGGAAATATTCGATCAGAGAAATTCGCTTATCCCCCAATAGACAGAACATAGTTGTACTGATAAATCTCCACCAAGCCACCTATAACGCTGACTTTCAGACAACCTTCGTTCAGAGTTTTCCCATCTAA
- a CDS encoding helix-turn-helix domain-containing protein has protein sequence MMISTAQAADLLGVSATRVRYLLSKGRVKGAYKVGRTWVIPLFDGMPVVTPGTRGPKRNWSKRREYTKAVIHVNQRVIRNNLKTGERNPVITVKRGAQNIYGHTVEVNGPCRVMYRPDDPLKCGARVWIETISDFKVI, from the coding sequence ATGATGATTTCTACCGCACAAGCCGCTGATTTACTAGGTGTTTCCGCCACTCGCGTCCGTTACCTTCTGAGCAAAGGCAGAGTTAAAGGAGCCTATAAAGTGGGTAGAACTTGGGTGATTCCTCTGTTTGATGGCATGCCAGTAGTCACTCCTGGCACTCGCGGTCCCAAGCGGAATTGGTCAAAGCGCAGAGAGTACACTAAAGCTGTGATTCACGTTAACCAGAGGGTAATTCGCAACAATCTCAAGACCGGGGAGCGCAACCCTGTGATTACCGTAAAACGGGGTGCTCAGAATATTTACGGTCATACCGTGGAAGTCAATGGACCATGTAGAGTCATGTATCGCCCCGATGATCCCCTCAAATGTGGAGCAAGGGTGTGGATTGAGACTATCTCTGATTTTAAAGTAATTTGA
- a CDS encoding helix-turn-helix domain-containing protein, translating into MSKPDSSLTQAKQELIKQYSSCQLGMTPTEFYSKWPVTHSMMAMICSRSVATVGRWFSRGRNYLRPQPSDLRHLALMDFLLEHFEEIPEELRNLLCPPNHDQC; encoded by the coding sequence ATGAGTAAACCTGATTCGTCTTTAACTCAGGCAAAACAAGAGCTAATTAAACAATACAGCTCCTGTCAACTCGGGATGACACCAACGGAATTCTACAGCAAATGGCCAGTGACTCACTCAATGATGGCCATGATTTGCTCTCGTTCGGTGGCGACAGTGGGACGGTGGTTTAGCCGAGGTCGTAATTATCTGCGGCCTCAACCATCGGACTTGCGTCATCTGGCTCTGATGGATTTTTTGTTGGAGCATTTTGAGGAGATTCCCGAAGAACTGCGGAACTTGCTTTGTCCCCCAAATCACGATCAGTGCTGA
- a CDS encoding Spy/CpxP family protein refolding chaperone — MNIKRFSLFAGIAAITLTTFPMAVNAEGMPPFFSKLNITDQQKEQFEDIRNNTEAKIEDILTPEQKRRFQTIKTLRRQLREAREGMNLSEEQRDQMREIHKSAREDMRGILTEEQRQQIRQEMRSRRGKGGFGR; from the coding sequence ATGAATATCAAGCGCTTTTCTCTATTTGCAGGTATCGCAGCAATTACCCTCACTACTTTTCCCATGGCAGTTAACGCCGAAGGAATGCCTCCATTTTTCTCCAAACTTAACATCACTGACCAACAAAAAGAGCAGTTTGAGGACATCCGTAACAATACTGAAGCTAAAATTGAGGATATTCTCACTCCCGAGCAAAAACGGCGGTTCCAAACTATAAAAACACTGCGCCGTCAACTCCGAGAAGCAAGGGAGGGTATGAATCTCTCTGAAGAGCAGCGAGACCAAATGCGCGAGATTCACAAGTCAGCACGAGAAGATATGAGGGGTATTCTCACCGAGGAACAGCGCCAACAAATTCGTCAAGAAATGCGCTCACGTCGAGGTAAAGGCGGATTTGGAAGGTGA
- a CDS encoding sensor histidine kinase — translation MRHPIQITNHPIRFLLYLEWILLIITALVELLKLPFPPLPRSPLLNLVCLGVFGLMGLRLPTNQPIYKILYTAAEIGVIILASIVGHIRLLQLMLIILVVRNCFIFEFQGRLVMTGFAVILFLMRQMVRFQHHAMRHRPRFRPPPVFREPPTGLIPERLLFILLSSVLIFVLVLIVLQLLVDTVLSERKSREDLAQANAQLRDYALRIEDIATLQERNRIAREIHDSLGHSLTVFNLHLEAALRLLQSDPAEAKEFILEAKQLGKTALKDVRQSVASLRLNPLQEQSLENAIASLIDDFQKSTAISPTCHLNLKRSIPGDIKIAVYRIVQEGLTNIFKYAKPTEVDIQIQTATDLQLIIKDNGIGFSLNQNTTGFGLQGMRERTQALGGTFKIETAPGAGCKIIAHFPLPKV, via the coding sequence ATGCGCCATCCTATTCAAATTACTAACCACCCAATTCGATTTTTGCTCTACCTGGAGTGGATACTGCTGATCATTACCGCTTTGGTGGAATTACTAAAACTTCCTTTTCCCCCGCTACCTAGGTCGCCACTACTCAATTTAGTTTGCCTGGGAGTATTTGGGTTAATGGGATTGAGATTACCAACAAATCAGCCTATTTATAAGATACTTTACACCGCCGCCGAAATTGGGGTAATTATCTTAGCGTCCATAGTGGGACACATTCGGCTGTTGCAACTGATGTTAATTATATTAGTTGTTCGCAACTGTTTTATCTTTGAGTTCCAAGGTCGCTTAGTGATGACTGGATTTGCGGTTATATTATTCCTAATGAGGCAAATGGTTCGATTTCAGCATCATGCTATGAGGCATCGTCCTCGGTTTAGACCACCTCCTGTGTTCAGAGAACCACCGACAGGGTTGATTCCGGAGCGATTACTATTTATATTATTGAGTTCTGTCTTGATATTTGTATTGGTCTTAATCGTTTTGCAGCTATTAGTGGATACTGTACTTTCAGAACGAAAAAGTCGGGAAGACCTGGCACAGGCTAATGCTCAACTGCGTGACTATGCCCTCCGGATTGAAGATATTGCTACGCTGCAAGAACGTAACCGTATTGCTCGGGAAATTCATGACTCCTTAGGACATTCTTTAACTGTATTCAATTTACACCTGGAAGCGGCTTTAAGACTATTACAATCTGACCCTGCTGAAGCCAAAGAATTTATATTAGAAGCGAAACAACTGGGTAAAACTGCTCTGAAGGATGTACGTCAATCCGTTGCTTCCTTGCGTTTAAATCCGTTACAAGAGCAATCTCTAGAAAATGCGATCGCATCCCTAATCGACGATTTCCAAAAGTCCACAGCCATCTCACCTACATGCCATCTTAACCTAAAGCGTTCAATCCCTGGCGACATCAAAATCGCAGTTTACCGTATTGTCCAAGAAGGGTTGACAAATATCTTTAAATATGCTAAGCCTACTGAAGTAGACATCCAAATTCAGACAGCAACAGATTTACAATTAATTATTAAAGACAACGGTATTGGATTTTCCCTCAACCAGAACACAACCGGTTTTGGTTTACAAGGAATGCGAGAACGCACCCAAGCCTTAGGAGGAACCTTTAAAATTGAGACAGCACCAGGAGCTGGCTGCAAAATTATCGCTCATTTTCCTTTACCAAAGGTTTAA
- a CDS encoding response regulator transcription factor, whose amino-acid sequence MIRILIVDDQSLIRRGLKALLKLEEDLQVVGEAENGQTAISLVKTLQPDVILMDIRMPVMDGVAATREICQQFPDTKVLVLTTFDDDQYVTQAIQCGAAGYLLKDTPPEELAQSIRAVQKGYTQLGPGIGKKVATQMRDPTPSPPPGWEELTPREQEILRLIATGASNREIAQTLYISEKTVKNHVTHILSRLNVRDRTQAAILANSMLG is encoded by the coding sequence ATGATTCGTATTTTAATCGTAGATGACCAGAGTCTAATTCGGCGTGGATTAAAAGCCTTGCTGAAGTTAGAAGAAGACTTACAGGTAGTCGGTGAAGCCGAGAATGGACAAACGGCAATTAGTCTGGTAAAAACTTTACAGCCAGATGTTATACTAATGGATATTCGGATGCCTGTCATGGATGGCGTTGCTGCAACTCGGGAAATTTGTCAGCAATTCCCAGATACAAAGGTATTAGTACTAACTACTTTTGATGATGACCAGTACGTTACCCAAGCCATACAGTGCGGAGCAGCCGGATATTTGCTGAAGGATACCCCTCCAGAAGAATTAGCTCAGTCAATTCGAGCGGTTCAAAAAGGGTATACTCAGTTAGGCCCTGGTATCGGCAAAAAAGTCGCTACTCAAATGCGAGACCCAACTCCTAGCCCACCTCCGGGTTGGGAGGAACTAACTCCCAGAGAGCAGGAAATTTTACGACTAATTGCTACCGGTGCTAGCAACCGAGAGATTGCTCAGACGTTGTATATTTCTGAGAAGACAGTGAAAAACCACGTTACTCATATTTTGAGTCGGTTGAATGTACGCGATCGCACTCAAGCAGCAATTTTAGCAAACTCTATGTTGGGGTAG